The genomic stretch GGGCCTTCGCTGTTTcatttgtttgttcattatctTCTTTATGCAAATCTATTAtgttttcttaaaatcattagcaATACAAGTTTTCCTACTGTTTAAACTATCTAACGTATGCTGTTCAATGCAATTTTAGAGTATCCTTTCACAACTCGAGGGACAGTGCTTTATAGGTTGGAAGAAGTTTGACGAACAAGAAGTTCAAATTTAAAATGATGAGAGAAATTTAGCAGATCCCACGAACAATGGAGCCCTTGAATGTGGAGAAGAAATGGGTATTCCCACTTGTTATAAGCTCCCTTATCGGGGTTTTCCTCGTTGCTACTGCCTTCAATATGGGTCTTGTATCTTCGATGCAAACAATCAATTCACTATTCTCAATCTTCCCATCACGAGTCGCTGTAAACCAGACAGACCCTGTTTTTGTTGAATCAAAGGTTTTGCCTCCACCATCAACCCCTCAGTCCCGTATTCCTCGATTTGCATATCTGGTCTCTGGATCAAAAGGTGATTTGGAGAAGTTATGGAGGACTCTTCGTGTGCTTTATCACCCATTGAACCAGTATGTCGTTCATTTGGACATGGAATCACCAGCAGCGGAAAGACTAGAGCTTGCTTCTCGTGTAGAAAATGATACCATCTTTGCAAAGATAGGGAATGTGCACATGATTACCAAAGCTAACATGGTTACTTACAGAGGACCCACAATGGTTTCCAATACCCTTCACGCCTGTGCCATCCTTCTCAAGAAAAGCAAGGATTGGGATTGGTTCATAAACCTCAGTGCTTCAGATTATCCTCTCATGACACAGGATGGTATGCATGAACATAATTTGGTTAGAAATTCAATCTTGTTTTGTATTTGGTAATGACTAAGAAGTTTGGTTTAAGAATCCTGTCTGACCAAATTTGGTGGATGCAGATATACTTTTTGCATTTTCATCATTGAACAGAAGTCTGAATTTCATAGAGCACACTAGCTCTCTAGGATGGAAAGAGTAAGTTCGATAGTTCTCAATTAACTACATCATGATCATCAATCAGTTTCTTTCTCAATTGGCCATGTTACAAATCCTGATAAATCCTGTTTCTGTATGGTGCAGGGATCTAAGGGCAAAGCCATTGATTGTAGACCCTGGACTCTATAAGTCAATTAAGTCAGATATTTTCACTGCGACTGAAAAAAGGGCACTGCCTACAGCGTTTAAATTATTTACTGGTCAGCACTCCTTCCACTACTGTGCTCTGATGCAAGTTTTAATCTGTTGATGGGTTTATTAGTGTTCCATATTATTGCTGCACACGAAAATTTATGAGAGAACTTCAAAATGACAGATTGAACCCACAATGCTTTGCATCTCATCCATCAATATATGGAAGTTTCAAGCAATCTGATTCCCATCTTTCTTAGTCCATTTCTTGTATAGAAAATTTAGCGTATCTTGACCATGTAAAACAGAAAATTGGGCACGGTACAGCCTGTTAAGCAGTATGGTTATGACCAAGTCATTCAGGCCTTGGAGATGTTTATGCTATAGGGTATAGATATTTGTTGATTGACATTCTGATAAAGCACTGAGCCGAGTCATGAATTAATGCTTTGACTCGAGTTTTTATAAGCATGAGACCTGAGCAGTTCAATCTTCATTATAAGCCCAAGATTGTTAATTCTTCTGGATCAGCTATATCAGTTTTGATAGCTTTTCTTAATAGATTTTTTGCCAAGTTTACTCTGTTGAAGTCCTGGAAtattgtttttctgaaaaatgaaattacaataatGTGGAAACTGCATTACATAGAGGTAATTACATTTTCTAGAAAAGTGGGGTTTTACACCGACACCCGACCGTGTATAATTTTTCCAACCAATTCTCCCTTAAGATCTATTATTGATGGTCCTTGTATCATTGATGCTTTCAACTTTCATTATCTCTATAAGGTGACACAAGGAATTGTGGCACAAAGACTCTGCATTGACTCagtacaaaacaaaaaatttcaaaagaatcaaaaccaGACTGGATGTTGGAATTTGGATCATCCTAGCTTGCAGTTGGCAGGCCATTGGTCCTACCATCTGGTCTAACAGTACAAACAGTTTGACTggaaaatctcaaacaaataaaatacaacaacaacaacaacaacaacaacaacaacaacaacaacaacaacaacaaagccttagcccaattaaatggggtcggcaacatggatccttgctttctaatcagctctattcaaggtcatacttgatacgagggctaagctatgcatgtctttcttcaccacttctcataaggtcattttaggtctacccttGACTCTTTTAGTTacttcaatctaaatcaaatcactcctccatactagagcattcaaaggcctttGTTGAACATAGCCATGTCACCAAAAAAgactttctcgtagcttatcatgtatcagagcTACTCCTATATCatctctaatatgatcatttcttactttatctttcttaatttttccacacatccatctcaacatcctcatctttacTACATTGAGTTTATCTAGACGATGCTTTTcaactacccaacattctgcaccatatatCATGGCCGGTCGTATCACTgtccaataaatttttttttttttttaataaaattacatttatcacacaacactctaaaCACACCTCTTCATTTCATCCATTCTATTTTAATTGTCTGTGAAACATCACCTCTATATcactttatttatgattgagcccagatacctaaaataatcactttgcgaaATCTCCCTGTCATCAATTTTTACAACCTCATTATTAGTCctagtgtaactaaagttacacaccatatacttcGTCTTTGTGCTACTTATCTTTAAAAAATTTTgttccaaggttgatcttcaTAACTCCAGCTTGATATAAACCCATGTTTTTGTCTCATCcgccaaaacaatatcatcagcaaaaagcatacaccaatgaacttcattttaaaTGTCTCtaattaaatcatccatgataagtgcaaacaaataaagaCTTAAATatgatcttttttatttaacacAATTGTAATGGGGAATTCACTATCTTGACCCCCCCTCCATAGTTCTTAAACTAGTCACCACAACATCCTACAAATcaccacatatttacttgaaacacttttcttttctagtACTTGATAAATGAACTCTTTAGGGActctgtcataagctttttcttagtcaataaagaccacatggagatccttcttgcaatatGTAAATCTTTCGATGAGTCTCCTAAGTAAAGAATAGCTTCTGTCATGGATCTTCTTGGCatcaaaccaaattggttctctatAATAGTAGTTTATTATTTCAGGTTAGCTTCAATAtctctctcccataatttcatagtatgattcatctggcattttccttgtgctcataatcCTATTAAAGAGTttggttagccaagataaaTCACAtattcctaagctcttccatatttcaattgggacctcatctgCACGTGATGATTTtcctactttcatcttccttaaagcttcttttgttttaaacaACCTAATTTTTCATAAAACGCTATGATATGTGGTGTTTATGATGGGTGGTGCAATCTTCTGGGGCACTAATTTTTGAAACGTCTTGATTTTAGTAGGCTGTAAAAATAATCTTTACATCTCTCcttaatgtcctcatcccttattAGTACTTTATCATCTTTACTTCTAATAAATCTAACATAGTTGAGATCTCTACTcttctttttcctaattttagctatcttatagatgggttttttccttcctttgtgCTCATTTTGTTATAAAGATATTCATATCtctttgcccttgcttttcCCAAAGTCTTTTTAGCATTATTTATGGGCAGAGTTACATATATTCAGATCCTCTACATCCTTAGTCCTTTTTCATTTCTCAAAACTAGTTTTCTTAGTTTTAATGGCTGCTTGAACCTCATCACTTCTTGTATAGTCTTTTTTCAGGCATTCAAACTATCATCAAGATTGATTATACCAAACTATTCTTCCAACGAAGTGGTGTAATTAGAACCTTCATCCCTCTGTTTCAATCTTCTATCTCGAGAAGCGAGTAAGCATGTCTAGGTAGGAGAATCCAGATAATGCATTATAGTTTTCTCCCATTGGACCATTTGTATCTATATGCATCAGGATCTCGATTCATGATCTCTTGGTTCGAGAAATAAGAGGAACAATCTATCGGACCTTCTAACATGGATTCTATTACTGATTGTACACttataaattatatattttataatatatttatataagtTAAACGATATCATGTAATTGAGCACCTCATGCAGCATCGGGAGTGTTATTATTGACTATAgaattataaaatttcaagtGTGGCATATATTATATTAAGTATGTATGTGCACATGTATCATGGACCCACTATTGGACCCATTCTATGTGTTGGTTATTTTTTATTAGTCACGATAGGAGGAATGTCCCTATCGTGCTGTGTTTGGTTAGCTTAGGTTCCTTgttattctctatttttttgtaattagtCTTGTATTCTAGGGTAGAATTCCTACTTGGAGTACGAGTCTGCTTTTATAATCAATATAAGTAAAAGGTGGAAGGTCCAGCGATAGACACTGAATCTATCGCTGGATCAGaattctctcatctctctctcccctttgttcctctcactctctctttgtctcttctcttcttcaagatttAGTGTCTGGTGGTTGGTTTTCTTCCTTGGTTACGTGGTATAAAAGCATTAATAACCAGTCATcaatctctaaacctcattttCGTTTTGAAATTCTAAGGAGTCTCTGTTTGAGCAGCAACCCATGCTGCTTATATCTATTGAAGGGCCCTAGTTGATGGTGATATGATGATAAACTAGAATCTTTATTGTCTATATCTTGGCTTCCACATCCCTATTTTTAAGGCGCAGTCGACCATATTTCTATGCTGATCGGAGGTGCTGATCTTCCTCAATTGGATTGCTCTTATTAGCCCATGCGGTACCCTATTTTGGGATGAAATTTCAGATTACTTCTGAATTTAATCTGGATCTGACCAGTAGATCCTTGTGCTGTTTTAGGGCGTTGTTTTGCTTCACTAGAAGACCCTTCAACCTTACTTTCAGGTCAATAGGACCTGTTGATGTTCAGTTTTTGGTTATCTCTCATATTCTGGGTTTTATGGCTTCAGATTTGCACCAGTCCTCTGCTGGTTTCTGGATCTTCATCAACTACCAGTGATATTATGGGTTATCTATCCCCTATTGGtctgctatatatatatatatatatatatcgagaTTAGGAAACCTATAAATCAGTCTTTCTGTTGAGTGTTTGATACAGGGTTGTTTGCTGGCCAGAGATGTTTTACCTGGCTCTAGTTAATCTATTATTGATTCTGCCATGCATAGTGGGTGATCCCAAGTCTCCCTCAGACAATGTCAATGTCCAGATCACCATTATCAAATTCAATGGAGTTGGGAATTATCTGTTTTGGGCTTTGGGTAGTCAAGGTTTATATTAATGCAAAGGGAAAGATGAAGTACCTCCAATCTGACCCTCCTGCTGCTGGTTCTTGTCGTGTCAAAAGTAGATtaggtttttcttattttgttaccTTTGTGGACGATCATTCTCATTTAACTCGGGTGTTTTTTATGAAAGATTGTTTAtagttttctattttgttttgttttttttttttttttacgagaTAAAGTATCAATTCGATGCTCCCATAAAAGAATTTCGTTCTGATAATGCACTTGAGTTCACTCAACGTGAAATTTCTACTTTTTGTTCAGCTCATGGTGTAATTCATCAAACGAGTTGTTCTTATACCCCAAGAACCAATGGGTTATTGAATGGAGAAACAAACACTTATTAGAGATTTCTTGGTCTCTCATGATCCATATGCCTATTCCCAAACATATTTGTGTGATGTTCTCACAATTGTATGTTATTTGATCAAACGAATGCCTCTTTGTTCTAGATAACCTTTCCCTTTTCACTGCTTCCACGAACTCCTGTTGTTTTCCTTGCCACCTTGAGTTTTTGGCTGTGTTTTCTTTGCTCTATTTTACATCTTCAAATAGATAAACTCCCAAGGTTGTAAATTATGTTTTCCTTGGTTATTCTAGAACTGGGAAATAGTCTAATGTGTTAAGATCCAGTTACTAATCAAAAATTTTTCAGCGCCGATGTTACCTTTTCTGAAAATACTCCATATATTTTCTTAGGGGTCGTTGCTTGGAGCAATGGCAAAGGGCTCTTTCCGCCTGCGCAGTGGtgtgggtttgagtcttggtgatgcggatccggattccaatgACTGAAATCTGATCGCTTAGGGCTcacaagaat from Macadamia integrifolia cultivar HAES 741 chromosome 11, SCU_Mint_v3, whole genome shotgun sequence encodes the following:
- the LOC122094076 gene encoding beta-glucuronosyltransferase GlcAT14B-like, which produces MEPLNVEKKWVFPLVISSLIGVFLVATAFNMGLVSSMQTINSLFSIFPSRVAVNQTDPVFVESKVLPPPSTPQSRIPRFAYLVSGSKGDLEKLWRTLRVLYHPLNQYVVHLDMESPAAERLELASRVENDTIFAKIGNVHMITKANMVTYRGPTMVSNTLHACAILLKKSKDWDWFINLSASDYPLMTQDDILFAFSSLNRSLNFIEHTSSLGWKEDLRAKPLIVDPGLYKSIKSDIFTATEKRALPTAFKLFTGSAWMVLSRAFVEYLIWGWDNLPRTLLMYYANFVSSPEGYFHTVICNAPEFAVTAVNHDLHYISWDMPPKQHPHVLNLNDTKKMIRSNAPFARKFKQDDPVLDKIDNELLNRKSGSFVQGGWCSGNPPCSEVGEPTRLKPGQGAHRLAKLMARIVLSPKFRGNWCSS